One segment of Strix aluco isolate bStrAlu1 chromosome 4, bStrAlu1.hap1, whole genome shotgun sequence DNA contains the following:
- the PRDM8 gene encoding PR domain zinc finger protein 8 gives MEDAGVQRGIWDGDAKTVQQCLTDIFTSVYTTCDIPENAIFGPCVLSHTSLYDSIAFIALKSTDKRTVPYIFRVDTSAANGSSEGLMWLRLVQSAREREEQNLEAYIKSGQLFYRSLRRIAKDEELLVWYGKELTELLLLSPARAPARSNGSPPFACPECSQRFQFELPFAAHLRFRCPKRLHGPDTGPAAEAPGGKDGAGKEQEAGKYCKPGGPLHHPFPGADGGSAAASTKPSTDFHNLARELENSRGGHGGSPGRPAAPEGGPEAAAGKAKRRYPEEEERGPGAAARGRFPAERPGLPSAPKEEPVCAPQQQYRAAGSYCGLEEGGRLFAPPSPETGEAKRSAFVEVKKAARGPEPDGSGGGGPEEGQERASPAAPGAGGGEPGLCPRGGPGGPLAARLEGGSPARGSAFTTVPQLGGGGPGGGAEERKSAFSQPARSFPHVPPLVLGQKLGGLGEPCPDGASAPARLYAAEALAVKLPGGGEAAGGGGGGGGGGGGGGGGLPKQSPFLYATAFWPKSSAAAAVAAAAAGPLQLQLPSALTLLPPSFTSLCLPAQNWCAKCNASFRMTSDLVYHMRSHHKKEYALEPLVKRRREEKLKCPICNESFRERHHLSRHMTSHN, from the exons ATGGAGGACGCCGGCGTCCAGAGGGGAATATGGGACGGGGACGCCAAGACGGTCCAGCAGTGCTTGACTGACATTTTCACCAGCGTTTACACCACCTGCGACATTCCGGAAAATGCCATTTTCGGCCCCTGCGTCCTGAGCCACACGTCCCTGTACGACAGCATTGCCTTCATCGCCCTCAAGTCCACCGACAAGCGCACCGTCCCCTACATATTCCGG GTGGACACGTCGGCGGCCAACGGCTCGTCGGAGGGGCTGATGTGGCTGCGGCTGGTGCAGTCGGCGCGGGAGCGGGAGGAGCAGAACCTGGAGGCCTACATCAAGAGCGGGCAGCTCTTCTACCGCTCCCTGCGCCGCATCGCCAAGGACGAGGAGCTGCTGGTGTGGTACGGCAAGGAGCTcacggagctgctgctgctcagccccgCCCGGGCCCCCGCCCGCAGCAACG GCTCGCCGCCCTTCGCCTGCCCCGAGTGCAGCCAGCGCTTCCAGTTCGAGCTGCCCTTCGCCGCCCACCTCCGGTTCCGCTGCCCCAAGAGGCTGCACGGCCCCgacaccggccccgccgccgagGCCCCCGGCGGCAAGGACGGCGCCGGCAAGGAGCAAGAGGCCGGCAAGTACTGCAAGCCCGGCGGGCCGCTCCACCACCCCTTCCCCGGGGCCGAcggcggcagcgccgccgccagcACCAAGCCCTCCACGGACTTCCACAACCTGGCGCGGGAGCTGGAGAACTCCCGCGGCGGCCACGGCGGGTCCCCGGGGCGGCCAGCGGCCCCCGAGGGCGGCCCCGAGGCGGCGGCCGGGAAAGCCAAGCGGCGGTACcccgaggaggaggagcggggccccggggcggcggcgcggggccgcttCCCAgcggagcggccggggctgccctcGGCGCCCAAGGAGGAGCCGGTGTGCGCCCCGCAGCAGCAGTACCGGGCGGCCGGCTCCTATTGCGGCTTGGAGGAGGGCGGCCGCCTCTTCGCGCCGCCCAGCCCGGAGACGGGGGAGGCCAAGCGCAGCGCCTTCGTGGAGGTGAAGAAGGCGGCCCGCGGTCCCGAGCCCgacggcagcggcggcggcggccccgagGAGGGCCAGGAGcgcgcctcccccgccgccccgggggcgggcggcggggagccggggctgtgcccccgcggcggccccgggggcccGCTGGCCGCCCGCCTGGAGGGGGGCAGCCCGGCGCGGGGCAGCGCCTTCACCACCGTGCCGCAGCTggggggcggcggccccggcggcggggcggaggagCGGAAGAGCGCCTTCTCCCAGCCCGCCCGCTCCTTCCCCCACGTCCCGCCGCTGGTGCTGGGCCAGAAGCTGGGGGGGCTGGGCGAGCCCTGCCCCGACGGCGCCTCCGCCCCCGCCCGCCTCTACGCCGCCGAGGCGCTGGCCGTCAAGctgccgggcggcggggaggcggcgggcggcggcggcggcggcggcggcggggggggcggcggcggcggggggctgcccaAGCAGAGCCCCTTCCTCTACGCCACCGCCTTCTGGCCCAagagctcggcggcggcggcggtggcggcggcggcggcggggccgctgcagctgcagctgccgTCGGCGCTGACGCTGCTGCCGCCGTCGTTCACCTCGCTGTGCCTGCCGGCCCAGAACTGGTGCGCCAAGTGCAACGCCTCTTTCCGCATGACCTCGGACCTGGTCTACCACATGCGCTCCCACCACAAGAAGGAGTACGCGCTGGAGCCCCTCGTCAAGCGGCGCCGCGAGGAGAAGCTCAAGTGCCCCATCTGCAACGAGTCCTTCCGCGAGCGCCACCACCTCTCCCGCCACATGACCTCGCACAACTAG